A region of Vitis riparia cultivar Riparia Gloire de Montpellier isolate 1030 chromosome 1, EGFV_Vit.rip_1.0, whole genome shotgun sequence DNA encodes the following proteins:
- the LOC117924193 gene encoding peroxidase 11: MAPSLHSRPFLLLFVLLSLSILCMRSLDASEPYLTLDYYASSCPSVLEIVRKEMECAVLSDPRNAAFILRLHFHDCFVQGCDGSVLLDDTITLQGEKKASININSLDGFRLIDRIKNKLESECPGIVSCADILTVAARDAVILVGGPYWDVPLGRKDSTTANYDLATANLPAANEDLLSIISKFLYQGLSVTDVVALSGAHTIGMARCENFRARIYGDFQGTSGYNPVSNTYLSNLKSICPATGGGEDNTAGMDYVTPNYFDNSFYHLLLKGEGLLNSDQELYSSLFGIQTKGLVKKYAEDSLAFFQQFSDSMVKLGNITNADSFSTGEVRKNCRFVNT; encoded by the exons ATGGCACCTTCTCTTCATTCAAGGCCGTTCCTTCTGCTATTCGTGCTTTTAAGTCTGTCCATTCTTTGCATGAGGAGCTTGGATGCAAGTGAGCCTTATTTGACATTAGATTACTATGCATCCTCATGTCCATCTGTGCTCGAGATCGTGAGGAAAGAAATGGAATGTGCAGTGCTCTCTGATCCTCGTAATGCAGCCTTCATATTGCGGTTGCATTTCCATGACTGCTTCGTTCAG GGATGTGATGGATCGGTTTTGCTGGACGACACAATTACACTGCAAGGAGAGAAGAAGGCTTCAATTAACATCAATTCCCTCGATGGTTTCAGACTGATTGATAGGATCAAAAACAAGCTTGAATCAGAGTGCCCAGGGATTGTATCCTGTGCAGATATTCTAACTGTTGCAGCAAGAGATGCTGTTATTCTG GTTGGTGGACCCTACTGGGATGTTCCTCTGGGAAGAAAAGATTCTACAACTGCAAACTATGATCTTGCTACAGCCAATCTTCCTGCTGCAAATGAAGACCTTTTAAGCAtcatttctaaatttctttATCAAGGCCTCTCAGTCACAGATGTGGTAGCTCTCTCAG GGGCTCACACTATTGGCATGGCACGGTGTGAGAATTTCCGAGCAAGGATCTATGGAGACTTCCAAGGAACTTCAGGGTATAATCCAGTTTCCAACACTTACCTCAGTAACTTGAAATCCATATGCCCAGCCACTGGTGGAGGAGAAGATAACACAGCTGGAATGGACTATGTCACTCCCAACTACTTCGACAATTCCTTTTATCATCTTCTTCTGAAAGGGGAGGGACTGCTGAACTCAGACCAGGAGCTGTACTCTAGCCTGTTTGGTATCCAAACAAAGGGGCTTGTGAAGAAGTACGCAGAGGATTCACTTGCTTTCTTCCAGCAGTTCTCGGATTCCATGGTGAAACTGGGAAACATCACAAATGCTGACAGCTTCAGTACTGGGGAGGTTAGGAAGAACTGCAGATTTGTGAATACATGA
- the LOC117924202 gene encoding uncharacterized protein LOC117924202, whose amino-acid sequence MEDVLTEIPPPSRFFKEDLNNFTPPSPPLPSPFLLFSSLDKPLRSSLLIIAISSPSLSVFHHVATKTLIGTLILPEIPLSGNSFEPSLRDKSCNIYALNDADNSVLLVSVQYSVSAERSHAIAKLLIGEQIIPERVLIMDSVQSRNFRGKLSPDETFAFKLETSSERKEHSDGSSSSPLLKGLDYFPSGSMVDGLAAALLSRCQMRNIKGTLCVSWPEFGGSGVSLVKSIIKEVLPSLEFSVNSDREDEYSKLDQIKDHPFDSELYT is encoded by the coding sequence ATGGAAGATGTCCTAACAGAAATTCCCCCACCTTCAAGGTTTTTTAAAGAAGATCTCAACAACTTTACTCCTCCATCACCTCCTCTTCCATCTCCATTCCTCTTATTTTCTAGTCTGGACAAGCCCCTTCGTTCCTCCCTTCTCATCATTGCCATatcttctccttctctctctgtGTTCCACCATGTTGCCACAAAAACCCTAATTGGGACTCTCATTCTCCCTGAGATTCCCTTATCTGGAAACTCTTTTGAACCATCTCTCAGAGACAAATCCTGCAATATATATGCCCTTAATGATGCTGATAATTCAGTTCTCCTTGTCTCTGTTCAATACTCTGTCAGTGCAGAGCGATCTCATGCTATTGCAAAGTTGCTGATTGGTGAGCAGATTATTCCTGAGAGGGTTTTGATCATGGATTCAGTTCAAAGCCGGAACTTCCGTGGTAAGCTCTCGCCAGATGAGACATTTGCCTTCAAGCTGGAGACATCATCAGAAAGAAAAGAGCACAGTGATGGTTCCAGCAGTTCACCACTGTTGAAGGGTTTGGACTATTTCCCATCAGGAAGCATGGTAGATGGCTTGGCTGCTGCTCTGCTCAGTCGATGCCAGATGAGGAACATCAAAGGAACTCTATGCGTTTCATGGCCAGAGTTTGGTGGTTCTGGGGTGTCACTGGTTAAATCTATAATAAAGGAGGTCTTGCCTAGCTTGGAATTTAGTGTAAACAGTGATAGGGAGGATGAATACTCTAAGTTGGACCAGATCAAGGATCATCCTTTTGACTCTGAATTGTATACCTGA